The nucleotide sequence CGACAGCATATTTCCCTTTCTTAATGGTGCATCATcacttaaaactatttttcttcACAATAACTTGATTGAAGGCCCTTTTCCTGCTGAAGGTGTGTTTTTTCTAATTTAGTAACCGCTACAATTGCTATCACTCATTTTGTTCTTATTATTCTTACATTCTCTTGGACTCtcttttagaacaaaaaaacttGACAAACTTGGAACTGTTGGATCTGAGTCTAAACATGTTAAAGGGCTCCTTGTCAGGTACCATCTACGTCTACTATATACCAATGTCTTTTGTCTTTAAGTGTCTAACTTGTAACAGATTTAACTCGGCAGATATCCTATATTCATATTAACTAAATGTGCATTGATTTGTGTCTCTTTGATTTGCAACAGATTTTACTCACCTCAAAAAACTGAAAACTCTAAATCTAAGTTCCAATTACTTGTCTAGCTCAATGGAATTACAAGGCAAGATTcttccatttttcttcttttgttttgttttggatgAAATCCTCATTTATATTCAACAATGGTAATTTTTCAAGGTGAAATGTCTTGgtctttattttgtttcagaACTAAAAGATTGGACAAACTTGGAACTGCTGGATCTGAGTCGAAATTTTCTAAACGGCTCCATGCTAGGTAGGatctaaatgctccataatttTTGAATTGTTTATGCCATCTCATAAATAAATCTTACTCATATTAATTCTTAGTGTCTTGTTTTTCTGTGTCGCAGAATTTTCTTACCTCAAAAAGCTGAAAGCTCTAAATCTAAGTTCCAATGATTTTTCTAGTTCTATGGAACTGCGAGGCAAgttttttctttggtttattttattacGAATGGAAATGAATATATAGCTTCTTTAAATTCAGACAATGATCATTTTCAAGGTAAAAGACTAAAAGGTAAAAGACTAAAAGCTTCTTTAAACTCCTTTGGCCTCTTCCTTATTATTCAGAACTAAAAGACTTGATCAACTTGGAACTGCTAAGCCTTGCTCAAAACAGTTTCAGCGGACCTATACCAGTAGAAGGTAACCTATGTTTGCTTTTCCTTTTAAGATTATATGTATGAGAAGTGTCTCCTGAATTCTTGAGTATAACAATACAACTCTTCTTATTGTTCTCATTATCTTCTTGTTTTTAAAACCCTCTTATTACAGTATTTTGTGAAATGAAGAGTCTGCGGGAGCTCAATCTTAGAGAAAATCAGTTTGTAGGCCAGCTTCCTCTTTGTTTAGGTAGTTTGAAGAAGCTACGAGTTCTCGACCTATCATCCAACCAATTTAGCGAAAATATACCATCAAGTTTCATTAGCCTTGAGTCCCTCGAATATATTTCACTATCAGATAACAACTTCAGTGGCATATTCTCGCTCAACCCACTCACCAACCTCACAAATCTCAAGGTTTTAAAACTTTCAACAACGTCGTCTGATATGCTACAAGTAGTAGAGTCAGAGAGTACTTGGCAGTCAAAACTTCAACTCAGTGTTGCTGTACTACGATCTTGCAGCTTGAAAAAAATCCCTTCCTTTTTTCTGTACCAGAAAAACTTGCGTCTACTTGATCTATCCAGCAACAAATTATCCGGAAACGTTCCTACTTGGCTGCTAGAGAATAATACACAACTTGAAGTCTTACTCTTGCAGAATAATTCGTTCACTATCTTCCAGATACCTACTACTACAATAGTGCATCATAATTTGCAATTATTGGATTTTTCAAAGAATGATATTGGTGGGCTGTTCCCTGATAACATTGGCCGTCTGCTTCCGCATCTTGTACACATGAACGGCTCAAATAATGGATTTCAAGGGAATTTTCCATCGTCAATGGGTGAGATGAAGAACATTTCGTTTCTCGACCTATCTTATAATAACTTCTCTGGGAAGTTACCTAGAAGCTTTTTCACCGGCTGTTTTTCACTGAAATACCTGAAGCTCTCTCACAACAAATTTACTGACCATGTCCCTCCTAGAGTAACAAACTTTACTTCATTGGATGTGTTGAGATTGGATAACAACTTATTCACAGGGGAGATAGGAGTTGGTTTGCTTAGCTCCAACGCTACATTGTCGATTCTCGACATGTCCAACAATCTTCTCACAGGTGCAATTCCTAGTTGGATATCTAACCTATCTAATTTGGAATTTCTATTGTTATCAGATAATAACATCCAAGGCGCAGTACCACCGTCTTTGGGGAACATGTCCTCAGTTTCATTTTTGGACCTCTCTGGAAACTTATTATCTGGAGCCATACCTTCATACGTTGGTCACTACGTGAGATATCTCTTCTTACGAGACAACAACTTCACAGGAACAATTCCAGACACATTGTTGGCACGTCGTGTCCGAATACTTGATCTGCGGAACAATAAGCTCTCCGGGACTATCCCGGAGTTTGTCAGTACGGACTTGGAGGATCCCCCAGAGCTAAGTATTCTTTTGTTGAGGGGAAACAGTTTAATAGGATCGATTCCAAGGCAGCTGTGTGATCTGAGAACTATTAGAATTTTAGATCTTTCACATAACAAGCTCAATGGTTACATACCTTCATGCCTTTACAACTTATCATTTGATCTCGGAGTGGCAGAAGAGGATACAAATATCTACATTGGGGAAGATTACAACCCCACGAGCTTTCAGTTGGAATATTACAAATCTACATTTGTTGCGGAGAAGCTTGTAGTAAAGTACACTACCTATCATGAAATTGCAATAAATTTTGCAACAAAAGAAAGGTATGATTCTTATACTGGAGGAACTGAGTTCAGTGAAGGTATACTTGGTTATATGTATGGAATGGATCTGTCAAGCAATGAGTTAAGTGGTGTTATCCCACAAGAGCTTGGAAACCTCTCGAGAGTTCGAGCACTTAATCTATCTCACAATTTCTTGTCGGGTTCTATACCATCCAGCTTCTACAATCTGAAGGATATTGAGAGCCTTGATCTTTCTTACAACGAGTTACATGGAAGCATTCCTCAACAGCTAACCAGCCTTATTTCTCTTGCCGTGTTTGATGTGTCTTACAACAATTTGTCAGGAATGGTTCCCCAAGGAAGGCAATTCAATACCTTTGACAAGAGCAGCTACGTAGGCAATCCTCTTCTTTGTGGACTACCAACCAATATAAGTTGTGATCAGGCTAACGAGAGGTCAGAGGAAGAAGATAATGGTGGAGGGgaagaagaggacgaggaagctGTTGTTGACATGTTGGTCTTCTATTATAGCACTGGCTCAACTTATTTGACAGCGTTGATATGCATTCTTCTACTTATGTGTTTTGATTGTCCTTGGCGTCGATCATTGCTACGCCTTATTGATGCTTTCATTGCTTCAGTAAGAACTATGTTTCCTTGAAATCATTTGAGCCAAATGTGGAATCTTTTTGCAAAATGTTTTCGAGTGTTTCAGACTCAAGCATTAATTCCTAGTTAAACTTCTTgaagaatataaaaatttaaaagttccTTCTCTTTTGTTGAAATATATGCAATCATTTTAAGGACTACTATCCCTCTGTCTAATTTTATTCGTTTACATGTGCTTTGGATttactgttttaaaaaaatccatGTTATTCAATCTCTTTTACTCTCACTTACGATAAAGATTGTGTGGAAGAAGACGCTCAGCTTCCAATGATTCCTTGTCTCCACTTTGAGGGTTCATAATTTGGGAACTTGGCCCCATCTTAATTAATGATTAAGATTAGTCAACAAATAACAATAATAGCGACAACGAAGACTCTTAATAATGACTCGCTTTCTTACTTTATTATAATCCCACTCAAATCATATCGTATCCACACAAATATAATCGTTGGCCAGATTCTTCTCATCAACCACATTCATTGAACTAGACCACATTTCGTTTTTGAATGGGACACACACAAACGTAAATCAAAGTCAAAAAGTCATGTTTTCACATACAATCTGATTCTCTGTCCCATATACAGTCTTAAAGGTGTAATAATTTCTCAGATCTCGAAAggataccaaaaataaaatacaacgaAAAGAGAATTTTATTCAATACTTCATTAAACCATCCCAAAGAGCATATACATAACTTAGTACAGTGTTCATACAGATCGTAATACAGTTGCCAGGGAAAAAAAACGAGGgctctggaaaaaaaaaacaacaagaaaaaaCTCTTTTAAAGAGTTTGTTGCAACAAAAGCCAGAGCAAACCTCTAAGAAAGAACCCATGGCAACCTGAACAAAATCTTGAACACGTGTACACATCACACAGACCCTTTCGAGGAAAACCAAACATGAACAAGACAAGCGACGCAAAGAAAACGAAACATACAAAACAGGAGatgataaaccctaaaatctcgGTAATACCCGGTAAGTATATTCTCAAGCAACCACACGACATTCCGGTTTCATGGCAAGCTAGAGTTCCCCCTGATTAAAAGGGGAACCCCTGCAAAAACAACATTGACTGGAAAAAGAAACCGGAAGCCGAGCTACTTGGAAAAAAGGGTAATACCGAGCTTAGCGAGAGAGACACACGCCTGAAAAAGAGCTGACACTTAACTTGGAACAGTAGTACTAAGATACCTTCATTATAGGTGGATAGAGTTGTAACGTGGAATTGGTGGATCAGGAGAGGATGTCGCATTTGTAAAGCCTCTCGACTAAGAAGTCGACAGTGGAACAGGACACTGATCGACACTGTTGGAGATTTAACCCCAATAAAGTCGAACCCAACTTAACGATGGATGGTAAGCTCTTGTCAGTGACCATAGCGCAACCTGCCATGGATAGGATCTGAAGTTTGAGTTTTTCAGAGGAAGCCAATGCTTGAATCCCAAAATCAGAGACCGAGCATTTCGAAAGATCCAAATCACTTAGAATCTGGCAGTTTGCTGCAATAGAGACTAGACTGGCGTCAGAGATCTTGCTACATCCATCCATGTTCAAGACTTCGAGAGTCAAACCGTTGCGAGCAGAGATGGCAGAGACGACTCTGTCTGTCAAACCGGAACAGCCACTGAAGTTCACCTTCACAAGAGAGTTCTGAAGTAGATGTAAGAAGCCAGACTCTGTTATCCCCTTGAGCCCACACAGCTCAATATCTTCGAGCTGAGGGCATAGCTTCCCAAGTGCGGCAAGGTTTGCATCTCCAAAGCCAGGGCAGTTGCGAACAGACAGAGAGCGTAGACCACTGCAGTGAGACGAAGCAGGTAATCCCGTGGCGAGATCTCTAATCCCCAAACAGTTCACCATTGAGAAAGCCTTCAGCTTTGCACCACAGTTCAAAAGagaaccaaaaaacccaaactgGGTGACCCTGTGGCACTCTTCAAGCTGAATACTCTCCAATGACAAAGAACCCTTCGCAAAAGAGACCAAACCGTTGTCGGACAACAACGGGGATTTACTGATCAACGCCTTTTTCATGTTCGGGCATCCCTTCCCAACAG is from Brassica napus cultivar Da-Ae chromosome A4, Da-Ae, whole genome shotgun sequence and encodes:
- the LOC106394094 gene encoding receptor like protein 21 isoform X4; translation: MDRKLFLGQFLIWVVLLLGQLHGSISCIEKERKALLELKKHLISLSVEWGYDTVQPTWTNDTKSDCCLWEGLECNRTSGRVIGISIGDMMFENFSSPLNISLLQPFEDIRRLSLSVEQNGFDGFFDDVEGYKSLRRLRNLEILDLSSNRFNDSIFPFLNGASSLKTIFLHNNLIEGPFPAEEQKNLTNLELLDLSLNMLKGSLSEFSYLKKLKALNLSSNDFSSSMELRELKDLINLELLSLAQNSFSGPIPVEVFCEMKSLRELNLRENQFVGQLPLCLGSLKKLRVLDLSSNQFSENIPSSFISLESLEYISLSDNNFSGIFSLNPLTNLTNLKVLKLSTTSSDMLQVVESESTWQSKLQLSVAVLRSCSLKKIPSFFLYQKNLRLLDLSSNKLSGNVPTWLLENNTQLEVLLLQNNSFTIFQIPTTTIVHHNLQLLDFSKNDIGGLFPDNIGRLLPHLVHMNGSNNGFQGNFPSSMGEMKNISFLDLSYNNFSGKLPRSFFTGCFSLKYLKLSHNKFTDHVPPRVTNFTSLDVLRLDNNLFTGEIGVGLLSSNATLSILDMSNNLLTGAIPSWISNLSNLEFLLLSDNNIQGAVPPSLGNMSSVSFLDLSGNLLSGAIPSYVGHYVRYLFLRDNNFTGTIPDTLLARRVRILDLRNNKLSGTIPEFVSTDLEDPPELSILLLRGNSLIGSIPRQLCDLRTIRILDLSHNKLNGYIPSCLYNLSFDLGVAEEDTNIYIGEDYNPTSFQLEYYKSTFVAEKLELSSVKVYLVICMEWICQAMS
- the LOC106394094 gene encoding receptor like protein 21 isoform X3 gives rise to the protein MDRKLFLGQFLIWVVLLLGQLHGSISCIEKERKALLELKKHLISLSVEWGYDTVQPTWTNDTKSDCCLWEGLECNRTSGRVIGISIGDMMFENFSSPLNISLLQPFEDIRRLSLSVEQNGFDGFFDDVEGYKSLRRLRNLEILDLSSNRFNDSIFPFLNGASSLKTIFLHNNLIEGPFPAEEQKNLTNLELLDLSLNMLKGSLSDFTHLKKLKTLNLSSNYLSSSMELQELKDWTNLELLDLSRNFLNGSMLELKDLINLELLSLAQNSFSGPIPVEVFCEMKSLRELNLRENQFVGQLPLCLGSLKKLRVLDLSSNQFSENIPSSFISLESLEYISLSDNNFSGIFSLNPLTNLTNLKVLKLSTTSSDMLQVVESESTWQSKLQLSVAVLRSCSLKKIPSFFLYQKNLRLLDLSSNKLSGNVPTWLLENNTQLEVLLLQNNSFTIFQIPTTTIVHHNLQLLDFSKNDIGGLFPDNIGRLLPHLVHMNGSNNGFQGNFPSSMGEMKNISFLDLSYNNFSGKLPRSFFTGCFSLKYLKLSHNKFTDHVPPRVTNFTSLDVLRLDNNLFTGEIGVGLLSSNATLSILDMSNNLLTGAIPSWISNLSNLEFLLLSDNNIQGAVPPSLGNMSSVSFLDLSGNLLSGAIPSYVGHYVRYLFLRDNNFTGTIPDTLLARRVRILDLRNNKLSGTIPEFVSTDLEDPPELSILLLRGNSLIGSIPRQLCDLRTIRILDLSHNKLNGYIPSCLYNLSFDLGVAEEDTNIYIGEDYNPTSFQLEYYKSTFVAEKLVVKYTTYHEIAINFATKERYDSYTGGTEFSEGILGYMYGMDLSSNELSGVIPQELGNLSRVRALNLSHNFLSGSIPSSFYNLKDIESLDLSYNELHGSIPQQLTSLISLAVFDVSYNNLSGMVPQGRQFNTFDKSSYVGNPLLCGLPTNISCDQANERSEEEDNGGGEEEDEEAVVDMLVFYYSTGSTYLTALICILLLMCFDCPWRRSLLRLIDAFIASVRTMFP
- the LOC106394094 gene encoding receptor like protein 21 isoform X1, with the translated sequence MDRKLFLGQFLIWVVLLLGQLHGSISCIEKERKALLELKKHLISLSVEWGYDTVQPTWTNDTKSDCCLWEGLECNRTSGRVIGISIGDMMFENFSSPLNISLLQPFEDIRRLSLSVEQNGFDGFFDDVEGYKSLRRLRNLEILDLSSNRFNDSIFPFLNGASSLKTIFLHNNLIEGPFPAEELKDWTNLELLDLSRNFLNGSMLEFSYLKKLKALNLSSNDFSSSMELRELKDLINLELLSLAQNSFSGPIPVEVFCEMKSLRELNLRENQFVGQLPLCLGSLKKLRVLDLSSNQFSENIPSSFISLESLEYISLSDNNFSGIFSLNPLTNLTNLKVLKLSTTSSDMLQVVESESTWQSKLQLSVAVLRSCSLKKIPSFFLYQKNLRLLDLSSNKLSGNVPTWLLENNTQLEVLLLQNNSFTIFQIPTTTIVHHNLQLLDFSKNDIGGLFPDNIGRLLPHLVHMNGSNNGFQGNFPSSMGEMKNISFLDLSYNNFSGKLPRSFFTGCFSLKYLKLSHNKFTDHVPPRVTNFTSLDVLRLDNNLFTGEIGVGLLSSNATLSILDMSNNLLTGAIPSWISNLSNLEFLLLSDNNIQGAVPPSLGNMSSVSFLDLSGNLLSGAIPSYVGHYVRYLFLRDNNFTGTIPDTLLARRVRILDLRNNKLSGTIPEFVSTDLEDPPELSILLLRGNSLIGSIPRQLCDLRTIRILDLSHNKLNGYIPSCLYNLSFDLGVAEEDTNIYIGEDYNPTSFQLEYYKSTFVAEKLVVKYTTYHEIAINFATKERYDSYTGGTEFSEGILGYMYGMDLSSNELSGVIPQELGNLSRVRALNLSHNFLSGSIPSSFYNLKDIESLDLSYNELHGSIPQQLTSLISLAVFDVSYNNLSGMVPQGRQFNTFDKSSYVGNPLLCGLPTNISCDQANERSEEEDNGGGEEEDEEAVVDMLVFYYSTGSTYLTALICILLLMCFDCPWRRSLLRLIDAFIASVRTMFP
- the LOC106394094 gene encoding receptor like protein 21 isoform X2 encodes the protein MDRKLFLGQFLIWVVLLLGQLHGSISCIEKERKALLELKKHLISLSVEWGYDTVQPTWTNDTKSDCCLWEGLECNRTSGRVIGISIGDMMFENFSSPLNISLLQPFEDIRRLSLSVEQNGFDGFFDDVEGYKSLRRLRNLEILDLSSNRFNDSIFPFLNGASSLKTIFLHNNLIEGPFPAEEQKNLTNLELLDLSLNMLKGSLSDFTHLKKLKTLNLSSNYLSSSMELQVFCEMKSLRELNLRENQFVGQLPLCLGSLKKLRVLDLSSNQFSENIPSSFISLESLEYISLSDNNFSGIFSLNPLTNLTNLKVLKLSTTSSDMLQVVESESTWQSKLQLSVAVLRSCSLKKIPSFFLYQKNLRLLDLSSNKLSGNVPTWLLENNTQLEVLLLQNNSFTIFQIPTTTIVHHNLQLLDFSKNDIGGLFPDNIGRLLPHLVHMNGSNNGFQGNFPSSMGEMKNISFLDLSYNNFSGKLPRSFFTGCFSLKYLKLSHNKFTDHVPPRVTNFTSLDVLRLDNNLFTGEIGVGLLSSNATLSILDMSNNLLTGAIPSWISNLSNLEFLLLSDNNIQGAVPPSLGNMSSVSFLDLSGNLLSGAIPSYVGHYVRYLFLRDNNFTGTIPDTLLARRVRILDLRNNKLSGTIPEFVSTDLEDPPELSILLLRGNSLIGSIPRQLCDLRTIRILDLSHNKLNGYIPSCLYNLSFDLGVAEEDTNIYIGEDYNPTSFQLEYYKSTFVAEKLVVKYTTYHEIAINFATKERYDSYTGGTEFSEGILGYMYGMDLSSNELSGVIPQELGNLSRVRALNLSHNFLSGSIPSSFYNLKDIESLDLSYNELHGSIPQQLTSLISLAVFDVSYNNLSGMVPQGRQFNTFDKSSYVGNPLLCGLPTNISCDQANERSEEEDNGGGEEEDEEAVVDMLVFYYSTGSTYLTALICILLLMCFDCPWRRSLLRLIDAFIASVRTMFP